From one Simplicispira suum genomic stretch:
- a CDS encoding P-II family nitrogen regulator: protein MKMITAVIKPFKLEEVREALAECGVTGLTVTEVKGFGRQKGHTELYRGAEYVVDFLPKVKIEVVVRTEDLERCVDAIVQVARTGKIGDGKIFVTAVERVVRIRTGDLDDAAV from the coding sequence ATGAAAATGATCACCGCCGTCATCAAGCCCTTCAAGCTCGAAGAAGTGCGCGAAGCGCTGGCCGAATGCGGCGTTACCGGCCTGACGGTCACCGAGGTCAAGGGCTTTGGTCGCCAGAAGGGCCATACCGAGCTGTACCGCGGAGCCGAGTACGTGGTGGACTTCCTGCCCAAGGTGAAGATCGAAGTGGTGGTGCGCACCGAAGACCTGGAGCGCTGCGTCGACGCCATCGTGCAGGTGGCGCGCACGGGGAAGATTGGCGACGGCAAGATCTTCGTTACTGCAGTAGAGCGTGTGGTGCGTATCCGCACCGGAGATCTGGACGACGCGGCGGTGTAG
- a CDS encoding TIGR00730 family Rossman fold protein, which translates to MAEPRFSVCVYCGSRPGENPLFAEAAQAVGSWIGAQGGQLVYGGGRSGLMGTVAQATAQAGGRVVGVIPQSLVDKEHANRACDELHIVQTMHERKALMAERSDAFLALPGGIGTFEELFEVWTWSQLGYHDKPIGLLDVADYYQPLLAFLAGSVQAGFMGSWQMDLVRIGTEPASLLEQLVQSGLRNAPQDGALRARI; encoded by the coding sequence ATGGCTGAGCCACGTTTTTCGGTGTGTGTGTACTGCGGTTCGCGGCCCGGCGAGAACCCGCTGTTTGCCGAGGCCGCGCAGGCGGTGGGCAGCTGGATTGGTGCGCAGGGGGGTCAACTCGTCTATGGCGGTGGCCGCAGCGGCTTGATGGGCACCGTGGCGCAGGCGACGGCGCAGGCCGGCGGGCGCGTGGTGGGCGTGATTCCCCAGTCGCTGGTGGACAAGGAACATGCCAACCGCGCCTGCGACGAGTTGCACATCGTGCAGACCATGCACGAGCGCAAGGCATTGATGGCCGAGCGCAGCGACGCCTTCCTGGCGCTGCCGGGCGGCATCGGCACGTTTGAAGAACTGTTTGAAGTCTGGACCTGGAGCCAGCTCGGCTACCATGACAAGCCGATTGGCCTGCTCGACGTGGCCGATTATTACCAACCCCTGCTGGCATTTCTGGCAGGCAGTGTTCAGGCGGGTTTCATGGGCTCGTGGCAAATGGACCTGGTGCGCATTGGCACGGAGCCGGCGAGCCTGCTGGAGCAGTTGGTGCAATCGGGGCTGCGCAACGCCCCGCAAGATGGGGCGCTGCGGGCCAGGATTTGA
- a CDS encoding NAD+ synthase, with product MTLSICIAQLNFTVGDLRGNAQKIIDAAHVAHAGGAVLLLTPELALCGYAAEDLFLRPAFLSACDDAVKRIAEATAGLKDLVIVLGHPQRASGAGAFATCFNAASVLRAGQIEQTYAKRELPNYEVFDERRYFRPGAAPCVFEVAGLRVGLLICEDAWHTAPARDVAAAGAQLIAVINASPFHGGKSSAREQTMRARVQETGLPLVYAHLVGGQDEVVFEGRSFALDADGIVVARAPAFEEKLVFAQVEKAQAAIKIKADIAPLPGLLPDLWHALVLGVRDYISKNGFPSVVLGLSGGMDSALVLALAVDALGKDRVRTVMMPSPYTADISWIDARDMAGRLGVSYEEIDIRPAFEAFKASLVPQFAGMAEDTTEENLQARIRGTLLMALSNKFASIVLTTGNKSELATGYCTLYGDMAGGFAPIKDVPKTQVFALARWRNDNDPFGTGANPIPERIITRPPSAELRPNQTDQDSLPPYEVLDAIIARYMENDEAIESIIAAGFERADVERVTRLIKINEYKRRQAPVGIRVTRRSFGKDWRYPITNQFRA from the coding sequence ATGACGCTCTCCATTTGCATAGCGCAACTCAATTTCACGGTGGGTGACCTGCGCGGCAACGCACAGAAAATCATCGATGCAGCGCACGTGGCCCATGCCGGTGGTGCTGTTTTGCTGCTGACCCCCGAACTGGCCTTGTGTGGCTACGCCGCCGAGGATTTGTTCCTGCGGCCGGCGTTTCTCTCGGCCTGTGATGATGCCGTCAAACGCATTGCCGAGGCGACGGCGGGCTTGAAAGACCTCGTCATTGTGCTGGGGCACCCCCAGCGGGCAAGCGGCGCAGGCGCGTTTGCCACCTGTTTCAACGCCGCCAGCGTGCTGCGCGCCGGACAGATCGAGCAGACCTATGCCAAGCGCGAACTCCCCAACTACGAAGTATTTGATGAGCGGCGGTATTTTCGCCCCGGCGCGGCGCCTTGCGTGTTCGAGGTGGCTGGTTTGCGGGTGGGCCTGCTGATTTGCGAGGACGCCTGGCACACCGCCCCGGCGCGCGACGTGGCGGCAGCGGGCGCCCAGCTCATCGCCGTCATCAACGCCTCGCCGTTCCACGGCGGCAAGAGCAGCGCACGCGAGCAGACCATGCGTGCACGGGTGCAGGAAACCGGCCTGCCGCTGGTGTACGCGCACCTGGTGGGCGGGCAGGACGAGGTGGTGTTTGAAGGGCGCTCGTTTGCGCTGGATGCAGACGGTATCGTTGTTGCCCGCGCCCCGGCTTTTGAAGAAAAACTGGTGTTTGCGCAGGTGGAGAAAGCGCAGGCAGCTATCAAAATAAAAGCAGACATCGCGCCGCTGCCAGGCTTGCTGCCCGACTTGTGGCATGCGCTGGTGCTGGGTGTGCGCGACTACATCTCCAAGAACGGCTTCCCAAGCGTGGTGCTGGGGCTCTCGGGCGGAATGGACTCTGCCCTGGTGCTGGCGCTGGCCGTGGATGCGCTCGGCAAAGACCGCGTTCGCACGGTGATGATGCCCTCGCCCTACACGGCAGACATCAGCTGGATTGACGCGCGCGACATGGCGGGGCGCCTGGGCGTGTCGTACGAGGAAATCGACATTCGCCCGGCGTTTGAAGCCTTCAAGGCCTCGCTGGTACCGCAGTTTGCCGGCATGGCCGAGGACACGACGGAAGAGAACCTGCAGGCCCGCATTCGCGGCACGCTGTTGATGGCGCTGTCCAACAAGTTCGCCAGCATCGTGCTGACCACGGGCAACAAGAGCGAATTGGCCACGGGTTACTGCACGCTCTACGGCGACATGGCGGGCGGTTTCGCGCCCATCAAGGATGTCCCCAAGACACAGGTTTTTGCCCTGGCGCGCTGGCGCAACGACAACGATCCGTTTGGCACCGGCGCCAACCCCATTCCCGAGCGAATCATCACGCGCCCGCCGAGTGCTGAACTGCGCCCCAACCAGACCGACCAGGACAGCTTGCCGCCCTACGAGGTACTGGACGCCATCATCGCGCGCTACATGGAAAATGACGAGGCGATCGAATCCATCATTGCAGCCGGCTTCGAGCGCGCCGATGTCGAGCGCGTGACGCGCCTCATCAAGATCAACGAATACAAACGCCGCCAGGCGCCCGTGGGCATCCGCGTGACGCGGCGCAGCTTTGGCAAGGACTGGCGCTACCCGATCACCAACCAGTTCCGCGCCTGA